The Candidatus Omnitrophota bacterium genome has a segment encoding these proteins:
- a CDS encoding HigA family addiction module antitoxin: MMPSHPGDFIRTEILAELNLTISRAAEILGVRRATLSDLVNEKTSLSPEMALRIEKAFGVSMDTLLRMQAWHSAYSMRQRAGEINVKRYQPA, translated from the coding sequence ATGATGCCCAGTCATCCTGGCGATTTCATCCGAACGGAGATTTTAGCGGAATTAAACCTTACGATTTCGCGGGCGGCGGAGATATTGGGAGTGCGGCGGGCGACGCTTTCGGATTTGGTTAACGAGAAAACATCGTTGTCGCCGGAAATGGCGCTGCGAATCGAAAAAGCATTTGGCGTCTCGATGGATACGCTATTAAGGATGCAGGCATGGCATAGCGCTTATTCAATGCGTCAGCGCGCCGGAGAAATTAACGTAAAGCGGTATCAACCCGCGTAG
- a CDS encoding ComF family protein, translated as MIPPLVNELLESWLNWIYPPACAACGAEMESAAIPLCEPCLHFMTRLRPPVCALCGAPLEIDAAPPCPNCPDAKPAYACARSVLSYDDDRARNAIHALKFHYQKTLSLPLGRLLYIGWDYYYREVLFDALVPVPLHKQRRREREFNQSTLLCEVLSSFCRIPVREDLVFRIRKTIPQTKLDFKIRQKNLIGAIQPASGDAARNMSLLIVDDVMTTGATVNEVAAALKKGGAKKIAVLTLARAPRKAFST; from the coding sequence ATGATTCCCCCACTTGTAAATGAATTGTTGGAATCGTGGCTGAATTGGATTTATCCCCCCGCCTGCGCCGCCTGCGGGGCTGAAATGGAAAGCGCCGCGATTCCCCTCTGCGAGCCATGCCTTCACTTCATGACCCGCCTGCGCCCGCCCGTCTGCGCCTTATGCGGCGCGCCGCTGGAAATAGACGCCGCGCCGCCTTGCCCCAACTGTCCGGACGCCAAACCCGCCTACGCCTGCGCCCGCTCCGTTCTTTCCTATGATGACGACCGGGCGCGCAACGCCATCCATGCTCTCAAATTTCATTATCAAAAAACTCTGTCCCTTCCCTTGGGCCGTCTTCTGTATATCGGTTGGGATTATTATTACCGCGAAGTACTTTTTGACGCCCTGGTTCCGGTTCCCCTCCACAAACAGCGGCGACGCGAACGCGAGTTCAATCAATCCACGCTCCTCTGCGAGGTTCTGAGTTCTTTTTGCCGGATTCCCGTGCGGGAAGACCTCGTCTTCCGCATCCGCAAAACCATTCCCCAGACGAAGCTCGATTTCAAAATCCGGCAAAAGAACCTCATCGGCGCCATCCAACCCGCGAGCGGCGACGCAGCCAGGAATATGAGTCTATTGATTGTAGATGACGTGATGACGACAGGCGCCACGGTGAACGAAGTCGCCGCCGCCCTCAAAAAAGGAGGCGCCAAAAAGATAGCCGTCCTCACTCTCGCCCGCGCCCCTAGGAAAGCATTCTCTACCTGA
- a CDS encoding C45 family peptidase, giving the protein MKTVRRAILFAFLMALLCPLAQGEIVAREGKGYLERVEGQLVLHLKGTPHELGYQHGKLLKDFVVRNMKNITDNQGEEGKSKEYQMYKMLRGGMHSRLLPHIPERFIEEMKGLAEGSGLTYEEILAGNLFPEAFHCSGIALMGKATHDASLYHVRILDYMTNAGLQDNAVLMIVEPDGCNAFMNVSYAGNLGSVTGMNEKQIAIGEMGGGGQGHWDGVPMTLLMRDALERASTLEEALRIYKDSPRTCEYFYVISDSKIPDARGVYATPKQIHFIKPGENYSLLNIPPAPAEDSGGNRTVVKGFQLKTNKWQTLIQSAEGKLEAMLNTPPPDSVIMSGEDRYLAFCERLESQYGKVDEKVLMELIKRPVSMKGNLHNAIFHPATLEAWVANASSEGEPACNQTYYHYKLEKQNN; this is encoded by the coding sequence ATGAAAACAGTAAGACGGGCTATTTTATTTGCATTTTTGATGGCGCTCCTTTGTCCATTGGCTCAGGGCGAGATCGTAGCGCGGGAAGGCAAAGGCTATCTGGAGCGCGTTGAGGGGCAATTGGTTCTGCACCTGAAGGGAACTCCTCATGAGCTAGGTTATCAGCACGGAAAGCTGCTCAAGGATTTCGTCGTCCGCAATATGAAGAACATCACGGACAATCAGGGCGAAGAAGGCAAGAGCAAAGAATACCAGATGTATAAAATGCTGCGGGGTGGAATGCACAGCCGCCTATTGCCGCATATTCCCGAACGGTTCATCGAGGAGATGAAAGGCCTGGCGGAAGGTTCGGGACTGACGTACGAAGAAATTCTAGCAGGCAACCTGTTCCCGGAAGCTTTCCATTGCAGCGGCATCGCCCTGATGGGCAAAGCGACGCATGACGCCAGCCTCTACCATGTGCGCATTCTGGATTATATGACCAACGCGGGGCTACAAGATAACGCCGTTCTGATGATCGTCGAACCGGACGGATGCAACGCTTTCATGAACGTCAGTTACGCGGGCAACCTCGGCTCCGTCACCGGCATGAACGAAAAGCAGATCGCCATCGGCGAGATGGGCGGCGGCGGCCAAGGCCATTGGGATGGCGTTCCGATGACCTTGTTGATGCGCGATGCGCTGGAGCGTGCGTCGACGCTAGAAGAAGCGCTGCGGATTTACAAAGACTCGCCGCGCACTTGCGAATATTTCTACGTCATTTCCGACTCCAAAATTCCTGACGCGCGGGGCGTCTACGCCACGCCGAAGCAGATTCATTTCATCAAGCCGGGCGAAAACTACTCGCTATTGAATATTCCTCCCGCGCCCGCCGAAGACAGCGGGGGCAACCGCACGGTGGTCAAGGGATTTCAACTCAAGACGAACAAATGGCAAACGTTGATCCAATCGGCGGAAGGAAAACTGGAAGCCATGCTCAATACGCCGCCCCCCGACAGCGTGATCATGTCTGGCGAAGACCGCTACCTGGCCTTCTGCGAACGCTTGGAAAGCCAATACGGCAAAGTGGACGAGAAGGTTTTAATGGAACTCATCAAGCGGCCGGTTTCCATGAAGGGAAATTTGCACAACGCCATTTTCCATCCCGCCACGCTGGAAGCGTGGGTAGCCAACGCCAGCAGCGAAGGCGAACCGGCGTGCAACCAAACGTATTATCATTACAAATTGGAGAAACAAAACAATTGA
- a CDS encoding HNH endonuclease, translated as MTEFILRPSITNPKLWNPERPPKNEWNKIRKEVLERDNYTCVFCGHTAAKNMNIHHINETKSCEPDNLVTICVACHAIQHIGRNLDLKTIEIWLSKISQVEIVRKTREGIKRGETLTTINKKLPLSRGPHSPDSILYANDLVFGIGDQPRAYLDEPLCVVFVNFKQWQIE; from the coding sequence ATGACTGAATTTATCCTTCGACCTAGCATTACTAATCCTAAATTATGGAATCCAGAACGCCCACCAAAAAACGAATGGAATAAAATAAGAAAAGAAGTTTTAGAAAGAGATAATTACACCTGTGTTTTTTGTGGACATACAGCCGCAAAAAACATGAATATACATCATATCAACGAAACAAAAAGTTGTGAACCAGATAATCTGGTTACAATTTGTGTTGCTTGTCACGCTATCCAACATATAGGTAGAAACCTAGATTTAAAAACAATTGAAATTTGGCTTTCGAAAATTTCCCAAGTTGAAATTGTACGAAAAACACGTGAAGGTATAAAAAGGGGAGAGACACTAACGACAATTAATAAAAAACTTCCTTTATCACGTGGACCTCATTCTCCGGATTCCATATTATACGCAAATGATTTAGTTTTCGGTATTGGAGATCAGCCTCGAGCCTATTTGGATGAGCCATTGTGCGTTGTTTTTGTTAATTTCAAACAATGGCAAATCGAATAA
- the rfbD gene encoding dTDP-4-dehydrorhamnose reductase, which translates to MRVLIVGSLGQLGSDLVSVFSDCQVTPYDLEDMDITDEALVQQQIAFISPDLVVNAAAFTRVDECERECERAFRVNALGPRNLALACRKWDVQFVHIGTNYVFDGEKGAPYLENDRARPVNAYGITKLAGEDFVRSIWDKHYIVRISGLFGLTPSRMKGTNFVEAMLRLGSKGNPLRIVADESLSPTSAKDAAIAIRRIVEKEIFGLYHVCNQGCCTWLEFAEEIFRQAGMNVALEPVTAKEYGAPARRPPNSCLEMKKLQEIGVPLPPLWQDALREYLDERQRRFTEAAQKDR; encoded by the coding sequence ATGCGCGTACTTATCGTTGGTTCGCTGGGACAACTGGGCAGCGATTTGGTCAGCGTCTTTTCCGATTGCCAGGTTACGCCTTACGACCTGGAAGACATGGATATTACGGACGAAGCTCTCGTGCAGCAGCAAATCGCCTTCATCTCTCCCGACCTCGTCGTCAACGCCGCCGCCTTCACTCGCGTCGACGAATGCGAGCGCGAATGCGAGCGCGCCTTCCGCGTCAACGCTCTCGGTCCGCGCAACCTCGCCCTCGCCTGCCGCAAGTGGGACGTCCAATTCGTTCATATCGGAACCAACTACGTCTTCGACGGCGAAAAAGGCGCCCCTTACCTTGAAAACGACCGCGCCCGCCCCGTTAACGCTTACGGCATCACCAAGCTGGCAGGTGAGGACTTCGTTCGCAGCATTTGGGACAAGCATTACATTGTCCGCATCTCCGGCCTCTTCGGCCTCACGCCCAGCCGCATGAAAGGCACCAACTTCGTCGAAGCCATGCTGCGCCTCGGCTCTAAGGGCAATCCGCTGCGCATCGTCGCCGACGAATCGCTCTCTCCTACATCCGCCAAGGACGCCGCCATCGCCATCCGCCGCATCGTGGAAAAGGAAATCTTCGGCCTTTACCACGTATGCAATCAAGGGTGCTGCACCTGGCTCGAATTCGCGGAGGAAATTTTCCGCCAAGCGGGCATGAACGTTGCGCTCGAACCGGTAACGGCCAAGGAATACGGCGCTCCGGCGCGGCGTCCGCCCAACTCCTGCCTGGAAATGAAAAAACTCCAAGAAATCGGCGTCCCGCTCCCGCCCTTGTGGCAAGACGCATTGAGAGAATACTTGGACGAACGCCAGCGACGCTTTACGGAAGCCGCCCAAAAGGATCGTTGA
- a CDS encoding right-handed parallel beta-helix repeat-containing protein has product MMEISKIKLVNRTTLGLGMAFLSLLITGGAAYSATLTVNKDGSTGYATIQSAIDAAQEGDTIVIRGGTYNEDPNIGHINMPPLKKNKLTLIAANDEEVVINLANNSNRTGSLASLGADFGANDQLGFFIYGDNVTLQGLKIVQTGTAVNNLGIAISLTIISSYVTVTDCELVGPGAETAGDFVGMVVSPMDVVSFMQGKSIDAIGFKAERCKISGYPYAFASADLPLDLGVPVPAPESTLVDCEFTGNSNGIEIDDGAVLAMNCHIHDNIGIGVNAGDGSITLNNCVIENCSEHGVQLEDNELEENDAQGTPTGLIESCMILNCGKEPGHHGISMETGLLSVNHTVIAGTSGPNMFFRASSSGRSSTAIFDHCDLYKSFAGVGLSTTDQPKDVINLTMTNCIVVDYDGVLNMAGAISEYKIDYCDIFAEHSQLGDDVEFIASSNLLNVDPQYVDPGNGDFHLKAGSKAATAGKDGTYLGSKGLASVVEGWMLQ; this is encoded by the coding sequence ATGATGGAAATATCGAAAATTAAGCTCGTAAATAGAACAACGCTTGGTTTGGGAATGGCTTTTCTCTCTCTGCTCATCACTGGAGGAGCCGCTTATTCCGCCACACTGACGGTCAATAAAGACGGTTCGACTGGATACGCCACAATTCAATCGGCCATCGATGCAGCGCAAGAGGGCGATACGATCGTGATTCGCGGCGGAACCTACAACGAAGACCCCAACATCGGCCATATCAATATGCCTCCGTTGAAGAAAAACAAATTGACTCTTATAGCGGCCAATGACGAAGAGGTAGTGATCAATCTCGCCAACAATTCCAACCGGACGGGATCGCTGGCATCATTGGGCGCCGATTTCGGGGCGAACGACCAATTAGGATTTTTTATTTACGGCGATAACGTAACGCTGCAAGGGTTGAAGATCGTACAAACGGGTACGGCGGTGAACAATCTCGGCATCGCCATCTCTCTCACGATCATCAGTTCCTACGTTACTGTAACGGATTGCGAGTTGGTCGGACCGGGCGCAGAAACGGCGGGCGATTTCGTGGGAATGGTAGTTTCGCCGATGGACGTTGTCAGTTTCATGCAAGGCAAGTCCATAGACGCTATAGGTTTTAAAGCGGAGCGATGCAAGATTTCGGGATATCCTTACGCCTTCGCCAGCGCCGATCTGCCCTTGGATTTAGGCGTTCCCGTTCCTGCGCCGGAATCGACGCTCGTCGATTGCGAATTTACGGGCAACAGCAACGGCATAGAGATTGACGATGGCGCCGTTTTAGCCATGAATTGCCATATTCACGATAACATCGGCATAGGCGTCAATGCCGGGGATGGCAGCATCACTTTGAACAACTGCGTGATCGAGAATTGCAGCGAGCATGGCGTTCAGTTGGAGGATAACGAACTAGAAGAGAACGATGCTCAAGGGACGCCCACAGGACTCATCGAAAGCTGCATGATTCTCAATTGCGGAAAAGAACCCGGACATCACGGAATCAGCATGGAGACGGGACTCTTAAGCGTAAACCACACCGTCATCGCCGGCACTTCCGGTCCCAACATGTTTTTCCGCGCTTCTTCCAGCGGACGTTCATCGACGGCGATCTTCGATCATTGCGATTTATATAAATCGTTTGCGGGCGTAGGATTGTCGACGACAGATCAGCCCAAGGATGTCATCAACTTGACGATGACCAATTGCATCGTCGTGGATTACGACGGCGTTCTCAACATGGCGGGCGCCATTTCCGAATATAAAATCGATTACTGCGACATCTTCGCGGAACATTCCCAATTGGGAGACGATGTGGAATTCATCGCCTCCAGCAACCTATTGAACGTAGATCCCCAATACGTCGATCCCGGCAACGGCGATTTTCATTTGAAAGCCGGTTCGAAAGCGGCGACGGCGGGTAAAGACGGAACCTATCTCGGTTCGAAGGGATTGGCGTCGGTTGTCGAAGGCTGGATGCTGCAATAG
- a CDS encoding dTDP-4-dehydrorhamnose 3,5-epimerase family protein — protein MIDGVKIIARKRYADDRGYLVEILRDDDAEFIKFGQIYVTCLRRGVVKAWHKHEKQTDFFYIVSGTSKIGLYDDRPDSPTQGEYQTVILGDEGEQALLAIPPMVWHGQMSLSETTMLVNLPTEHYERSKPDEIRAAVDVFEDVWTIKNR, from the coding sequence ATGATCGATGGCGTAAAAATCATTGCGCGCAAACGGTATGCGGACGACCGGGGCTATTTGGTGGAGATTCTTCGCGACGACGACGCGGAGTTCATCAAATTCGGGCAGATTTACGTTACTTGCCTGCGGCGCGGCGTCGTCAAAGCCTGGCACAAGCACGAGAAGCAGACGGATTTCTTCTACATCGTTTCCGGCACGTCGAAGATCGGGCTATACGACGACCGGCCCGATAGTCCCACCCAAGGAGAATATCAGACCGTGATTTTGGGCGACGAAGGGGAGCAGGCGCTACTGGCGATTCCTCCCATGGTCTGGCATGGGCAGATGTCGCTTTCGGAAACGACGATGCTCGTCAATCTCCCCACCGAACATTACGAACGCAGCAAGCCGGACGAGATACGGGCGGCGGTGGATGTCTTCGAGGATGTATGGACAATCAAGAATCGATGA